A single window of Gossypium arboreum isolate Shixiya-1 chromosome 13, ASM2569848v2, whole genome shotgun sequence DNA harbors:
- the LOC108462239 gene encoding uncharacterized protein LOC108462239: MGFTFAYRLILVVAVASVLGISLANKDWGSPNSNYTGWGWGWGWGSSKSNHTGQGFNNHPLNETQGSKKIIVGGSENWHFGFNYSNWAVNNAPFYFNDTLVFKYDPPSNATFPHSVYLFPDRWSYLNCDLKRAKMVANTTEGGGDGFEFVLKRWTPYYFACGERNGFHCKVGSMRFMVMPLFRWHY; encoded by the exons ATGGGTTTCACGTTTGCATATCGACTTATCTTAGTCGTGGCAGTTGCTTCCGTGTTGGGAATAAGCCTGGCCAATAAAGACTGGGGCTCCCCTAACTCCAACTATACTGGCTGGGGTTGGGGTTGGGGTTGGGGCTCCTCTAAGTCTAACCACACTGGTCAGGGCTTTAATAACCATCCCTTGAATGAAACTCAAGGATCCAAAAAGATCATTGTTGGTGGATCAGAAAACTGGCATTTTGGCTTCAACTACTCCAATTGGGCAGTCAACAATGCACCCTTTTACTTCAACGATACTCTAG TGTTCAAGTACGATCCACCAAGCAATGCCACATTCCCTCACAGCGTTTACTTGTTTCCCGACCGATGGAGCTACTTGAATTGCGACTTAAAGAGAGCAAAGATGGTGGCAAACACAACCGAAGGCGGTGGCGATGGGTTCGAGTTTGTGCTGAAGAGGTGGACACCCTATTACTTTGCTTGTGGTGAACGTAATGGCTTCCATTGTAAGGTCGGCAGCATGAGGTTCATGGTGATGCCACTCTTTCGTTGGCATTACTAA
- the LOC108463979 gene encoding cytochrome P450 CYP749A22-like, whose protein sequence is METMGNLLILFTASLCLYLFIALLNVFYKYWWIPHRVQRILNSQGTRGPPYEFIHGNNKEAAQMLMEASTKPMALTHDIFPRVMPHVYSWINKYGKTYLSWNGIRAQLLITDPERVKEVLKNSEKAFPKPKRSYFIDKLIGDGLASTESEKWARQRKLANYAFHGESLKNMIPAVVASVETMLEKWKSKEGKEIEVFQEFRLLTSEVISRTAFGSSYLEGEKIFDMLMKLSVITGRNIFKAKIPIISKFWKSADEIESERIAKMIHDSVMSIVKKREERVVTGEADNFGCDFLGLLVNAYHEADEKNRLSIQDLVDECKTFYFGGQETVNSLLAWATLLLAIHTDWQDRARAEVIEVFGNQNPNFEGMAKLKTITMIINETLRLYPPVNGVIRKVGKEVRLGKLVLPTHLEVDMRIIALHHDPDLWEDDVNLFKPERFAEGIAKATKYNAAAFMPFGLGPRSCVGMSFAITEAKIALSMILQCYTVIVSPTYVHAPAQRLTLKPQHGIQLLFHSLNYDI, encoded by the exons ATGGAGACCATGGGAAATCTTCTAATCCTTTTTACAGCTTCTTTATGCCTGTACCTTTTCATAGCTTTGCTCAATGTTTTCTACAAGTATTGGTGGATTCCTCATCGGGTACAGCGCATCTTGAATTCACAAGGAACCAGAGGACCTCCTTATGAATTTATCCACGGAAACAACAAAGAAGCTGCCCAAATGCTCATGGAAGCATCTACCAAACCTATGGCGTTGACACACGATATATTTCCCAGAGTCATGCCTCATGTTTACTCCTGGATCAACAAATATG GGAAGACTTATCTTAGTTGGAATGGAATTCGAGCACAACTGCTAATTACAGACCCAGAACGGGTCAAAGAGGTCCTTAAAAACAGTGAAAAGGCTTTTCCAAAGCCAAAGCGCTCATATTTCATCGACAAGCTAATAGGCGACGGGCTTGCTTCAACCGAAAGTGAGAAATGGGCAAGGCAAAGGAAACTGGCCAATTATGCCTTTCATGGGGAGAGCTTAAAA AATATGATTCCAGCAGTAGTTGCTAGCGTTGAAACCATGCTTGAGAAATGGAAAAGTAAGGAGGGCAAAGAGATAGAGGTGTTCCAAGAGTTCAGATTATTGACTTCAGAAGTGATATCCAGAACCGCCTTTGGTAGCAGTTACTTGGAAGGTGAGAAGATTTTTGACATGTTGATGAAGTTGTCAGTAATTACAGGCAGAAATATTTTTAAAGCAAAGATTCCCATCATCAG CAAGTTTTGGAAATCTGCtgatgaaattgaatcagaaagAATTGCCAAAATGATACATGATTCTGTGATGAGCATTGTTAAAAAAAGGGAAGAGAGGGTAGTGACCGGAGAAGCTGATAATTTCGGCTGTGATTTTCTAGGATTACTTGTAAATGCTTATCATGAGGCGGACGAGAAAAACAGACTTTCGATACAAGATTTGGTAGATGAGTgtaaaactttttattttggtGGGCAAGAAACAGTCAATTCCTTGCTTGCATGGGCAACCCTGCTTTTAGCAATACACACCGATTGGCAAGACAGAGCAAGAGCAGAGGTGATTGAGGTCTTTGGTAATCAAAACCCAAATTTTGAAGGGATGGCCAAATTAAAAACG ATTACCATGATTATCAATGAAACTTTACGGCTCTATCCTCCTGTAAATGGCGTGATAAGAAAAGTAGGAAAAGAAGTCCGATTAGGAAAACTTGTCCTGCCTACTCATTTAGAGGTCGACATGCGAATCATAGCACTTCACCATGACCCTGACTTATGGGAAGATGATGTTAATCTTTTCAAACCAGAGAGGTTTGCTGAAGGGATAGCGAAAGCTACTAAGTACAATGCAGCTGcatttatgccttttggattgggACCTCGATCTTGCGTTGGCATGAGCTTTGCAATCACTGAAGCAAAAATTGCACTTTCCATGATTCTGCAATGCTACACTGTCATCGTCTCCCCTACCTATGTTCACGCACCTGCACAACGTCTTACACTCAAGCCACAACATGGGATTCAGTTGTTGTTTCATTCACTAAATTATGATATTTAA
- the LOC108462232 gene encoding uncharacterized protein LOC108462232: protein MNQKAVKRSAIANFLASRALEGYNPLSFDFPNEDLMYVATIEKDSQEGHPWKLNFDGPLNAVGNKIGTVLVSPNGDHYSFTNKLDFDCTNNMAEYELKGEWETRDPKLINYRRLVLKLIEEFDDITFWYLPRDENQMANALATLASMIKITSPNG from the exons ATGAACCAAAAGGCTGTAAAAAGGAGTGCAATAGCAaattttctggccagtagagctctagaaggtTATAATccattgagctttgatttcccaaatgaggatCTAATGTATGTTGCAACCATAGAAAAAGACTCTCAAGAGGGCCATCCATGGAAGCTGAATTTCGACGGACCTTTAAACGCTGTAGGTAACAAAATCGGGACAgttttggtatccccaaatggagatcattattCTTTCACtaataaattggattttgactgtacAAACAACATGGCGGAATACGAG cttaaaggtgaatgggagacgagaGATCCCAAGTTGATCAATTACCGAAGGCTAGTTCTTAAGTTAATCGAGGAGTTTGACGATATCACTTTCTGGTACCTTccacgagatgaaaatcagatggctaaTGCCTTGGCAaccttagcttctatgatcaag attacttcaccaaatgggtag
- the LOC108462240 gene encoding uncharacterized protein LOC108462240 has translation MGFTFAYRLILVVAVASVLGISLANKDWGSPNSNYTGWGWGWGWGWGSSKSNHTGQGFNNHPLNETQGPKKIIVGGSENWHFGFNYSEWAFNNAPFYFNDTLVFKYDPPSNTTFPHSVYLFSDRWSYLNCDLKRAKMVANATQGGGEGFEFVLKRWTPYYFACGERNGFHCKVGGMRFMVMPLFRWHY, from the exons ATGGGTTTCACATTTGCATATCGACTTATCTTAGTCGTGGCAGTTGCTTCCGTGTTGGGAATAAGCCTGGCCAATAAAGACTGGGGCTCCCCTAATTCCAACTACACTGGTTGGGGTTGGGGTTGGGGTTGGGGCTGGGGCTCCTCGAAGTCTAACCACACTGGTCAAGGCTTTAATAACCATCCCTTGAATGAAACTCAAGGACCCAAAAAGATCATTGTTGGTGGATCAGAAAACTGGCATTTCGGCTTCAACTACTCCGAATGGGCATTCAACAATGCACCATTTTACTTCAACGATACTCTAG TGTTCAAGTACGATCCACCAAGCAACACCACATTCCCTCACAGCGTTTACTTGTTCTCTGACCGATGGAGCTACTTGAATTGCGACTTAAAGAGAGCGAAGATGGTGGCAAATGCAACCCAAGGCGGTGGCGAAGGATTCGAGTTTGTGCTGAAGAGGTGGACACCCTATTACTTTGCTTGCGGTGAACGTAATGGTTTCCATTGTAAGGTCGGAGGCATGAGGTTCATGGTAATGCCACTCTTTCGTTGGCATTACTAG